A stretch of DNA from Lotus japonicus ecotype B-129 chromosome 4, LjGifu_v1.2:
CAGATCTCTAATCTGTTTTcaaatttctcattttatttcaatttcaatttcttaGGTGAAGCACTCAACAGAGCCTCACAATCCAAGTGTAAGTCCCATTTTcacaaaattattcaattacCTTTTATTAATTCACATTACAAGATTCAACATTTTGTTTATCATAAGTTTTTAAGTTCTGGAACATCATCATTTTTTGTTCACAATTAAGGTTAGTTAATTTGCTTGTTTAAGTGACACTGAGACCCATTTGGATAATGCTTTATTTATAACCATACTGTGGTAGAATTACTGTgaaaaaaaagaagtttacaACAATggtaaatgaaaaatatatactAGCCTAGAAGGTGTTTGTGAAATTGCCTGAATGAATAATTATTCTAATCTATGCTGTATATTCAGTGAACAAGGGGGGTTATGGCAGGCAAAGCTGCTGGTTCAGCAGTAAAGGCAGTTGCTGAGTATCAATATCCTTGGCGCGAGAAGTTAGCCAAGTATAAGGATGAATTGGCCAAGGGTGTGTGGGGATACTGGGAGTTGGGGGCATGGAAGCCACTCAGCATCAGTGCTCGGCGTCGAGCCCAGCTTCGAAAGGAAGTCCTTCTTGCTGGGGAGGATTGGCCGTATGACCCTGAaaggaaggagatgaagaccaaGAGGAAAGGGCATAAGTGTGATAGGATAGCAGCTGAGAAAAGGGCAAACACTGCGAGGTTAATGGAGAAGATGCCGGAAATGTTGCTGGAGCACAAGAAGAGGAAGtggctgaagaagatgaaggaagaagacAAAGAAAAAGGCAAGTTTTGATTTTGCTCCTTCAGAATGAGTTTCAAAGGGTTAGCCACAAACTCTTAACCATGAAAAGTGGATTTACTTATGCAATGTTACATTACACCTGTTTTTTTGCTTGTGGTAGGGAATGTTTGGGCTTAATAATGATTTACTATTTCAAGAGTATGGTCATGTGATTATCCATAGGAGTGGGGATTTACTTCTATGGAAGTTACTGTTATATAGTTTTTCTTTTGAATCTCCTAGTTGAATGCATGTTAGAACTTGTAATTGCTGGTTTCAATATTATTGTCACTTGTAGCAATTATCATTGGTGAAGTGATTGCTTTAAGATTAGTGCACTAGTGACATTTGGAGGCACTTGTAATCTCCTTGGCAGTACTTGAAAAATTTCACCCATTTTAAAAGAGAAAACATTGTCTCATTTTCCGATTATGACAAAGACTTCATATGTTCAGGGTCGATTGAAAGAATCTACTAATGGTAAGAAGGGACGAATTAATCCttaactaatttcttataagaTTGAGTGTCCACTAAGGATTTTTGTTATTTGATGTTAAGTGTCATGTTCAACATGAATTTGGATTCCTTGTACTTAGAGAATTCCAAAATAACAGCAGTCAAGGAATCTAAGCTGTTTGTTCAAGATCTAGATCTGATCACTCAAATGTTAAGCTTATATCTTTGATTTTGGTGAAATATGAGCTGACTGATTCATCAATTGAACAGTTCAGATTTCATGATTGCATGGAGGTAAGATTTCTCTGACTGCAGTGAACCTGAATCTGTAAAACAAATAAACCGTTCATTGATGTGATAGTATGTCATTACCAATTTTTGTTGCTTTTTATCTCTTAATATTAGATTATTCAAGGGTTTCATCTGGAGTTTGTAAGAGGAAAACTGTGGTTGTCTCCATTAATTTCTTGTATAAGGGGTAGCCTACATCATCTTTGTCACTGATCATGAAATCAAGATTATTCTAATTAAAATGAATGGCGATTTTGTTGATGTCATTGATCATTAATGAGCGACTTGAGGGACGTATATTGTGCCACATTTTGAAGGTTCTGCCCCtaacatttttaattaaatataagaTTTTTCTTATAATTGTTTAACTCTAACAAACGCCCACTAAGTTCCAAATGAACCAAACACGTCGTATGTTTGTGCTCTTATTAAAGACTATGTTTGTCTTAATCTAAATCCATTTATCGCGGTCAACTAACCTTAAAATACCCGATTTCGTGAATCATGACATGATCTCGTACCTAACATATCGTAGGTTTGAACTCCCTCTCATTGAAGTGAAATAAATGTAAGTCTTTTTTGTAAATGCTTTTGAGCTTGAAAGCTTTTCCTCCTATGGACTTTGCATCATCCCCTCACCCTAAAGTTTTACTcattgaaaaagaaaacagCCAACTAgaaattgatgaagaaaatCCAGCtaatgtctttcttttatttgaaGCAATGTTCTTGGATACCACGAATCGTTGGCCGGCAAAATGGTCACTCATGAGATCAAGGttccctattttttttttcatcgatAAGATCATagttcatttatttatttaagtaTTTGTTTGTTTAAGGGTATTGTTCCTTTAATTAAGAGAGTTATGGCTTACTGTCCCGATACACGGTAAAAGCAAACCTGCGGTGAAGCAAAGCATATGTGTAAAAAAGAGTTTAAAAAAAGGCATATGTGTTAAAAAGGATGGAAGCAAGCAAAAAGCATTTTACGAAAAAGATAAAACATCAATGCCAAATTACGATATAAACGATTTCAATATATAATGAGAAGCACCATCGTATCCTTTATCATGCGGTCTTGATTAATTTTTAGATTTATTTATACGAGGAAATTATCATTAAGGACATTACTATTTTATCTATggagataaataaaaaaaattacatatgaatttaattttatatgtaccgatagtgtaattttttttttacacatgGATCCAATcatacatttcatttttaaattatttaattcaaatttaattatgataTGACATTGAATTGGATAactgtatatttttttttcacattattagtgtataataaattaaattcttTAGTTATCTATcgattgaaaaatatttttatgatAAAAAAGCTTTACAATGGGAAGGAGGCTTTCATATCTCCATTTCTTATGTATTAAGTTGCTCTGGTAATTTTTCCTGGTGTGGTGAAAGGCTAAAAGTCTTTCCAAAAGTGCAGCTTCATCTTATGACCAATATTATTTTTCAACGAATGAAAGATatggaataaattttttttagtgtGTTAAATTGCTTTCACAATTCCGACCTGGTTGTAGTGAATGCCAAATAGTGTAGCTCCTAAGAATCGAATACTCAATCTACGGGTTCAAATAACTACTTTTTACCACTGCGACCGACATCCGCtagatatatataataattttcgACTTGAAGGACTTTATAAGTTGTGGTATGATGCTTTGATAATTTTTTGTAAGAAGGTGTAAAATGATAAtctgatttatttatttatgttttaaaaaactaaatattttagagctttaaataaaataaacaaatatgAGAAACTTCAATTAAATAGATCTATTAAAACAAACTCCCATTTTTCCTCCAtctgtaatttttaaaattctgGTTCCCAACTTATAGTCttcgttttcattttcaagtGCATCTTGCAGTGCTACATTACATTTCACCCTCATTGCATCAATCTCAGAGTTCTGCATTAGGGTTCAAACTGGAGATCCACTTTTCTTCATTGCACTGCCCAAAGCTTCAAGCTTTAAGGCTTCCACGCCTCCAATCGAAATGGGTTTCTCCCCAATTTGTTGACGCCTTCTCACATTGGTCAAATTCCGAAACTCGATCTCTTCATTCTCATTGAGGTTCGATTCTTCATATTCTCACCAAAATGCGTAACCGTGTTTGTTTTTGCTGAGAAGTTAggatttttcttcttatttctaAACATGGTCTTGTATGGATAGTGTGTGGGATTGAGAAATTTGTGGGTTTTCTTTGTACATTGTGTTTGTAGTTTTGGTTGGACTGTGTTTTTGAAGATGAGGAGAACGAAAAGCAGTGAACTTCCCAATTCGAGGAGGTTAAGGTTGTCTCATTTTTTGTTGGGCATTGGGGTTTTGTACTTGCTTTTTATATCATGCAAGTTCCCAAACTTTTTAAGAATTTTATCAACGTTAAGTGGGGATGAGGGTGATGATAGATTGGATGGGGAAGCTGTTGGGGTTGGGGTCAATGAAGATACAGATTTAACCAAGACTTTTGTGAGTTCTGTTTATAATGATGATTTTCGCCGGAGATTAGATTTAGAAGATGATAGGGACCAGGGTGCACCCCTTAGGCCAAATAAGGAGCCAGTGAGGGAGGCAGAACATGGTCTTGAATCTGTGAAGCGGATTCCGCCGGGATATGGTAGGATAACTGGGAAAATCATGCAGGAACAGAAGAGGACCAGTGATATGTCTGTTCTTGAAAGAATGGCGGATGAGGCATGTATACTAGGGTCAAATGCTTGGAAAGAAGTAGATAGTGTTGATGAGAAGGAGTGGGAAGAAAGCAATACACTTGGAGGGAAATCTGAGTCATGTCCTTCTTGGATATCAATGAGCGGGGAAGAATTGGTTAAAGGAGATAGTTTGATGTTTCTTCCTTGTGGGCTTGCGGCAGGTTCTTCAATCACTGTGGTGGGGACACCCCATTATGCTCATAAGGAGTATGTCCCCAAGCTTGCCAAGTTGAAGAGAGGCGACGGGTTAGTTTCAGTTTCACAATTCATGGTTGAATTGCAAGGGCTAAAGTCGGTGGATGGGGAGGATCCTCCGAAGATCCTTCACTTGAATCCTCGAATAAGAGGGGATTGGAGCAAACGGCCAGTAATTGAGCATAATACATGTTACCGAATGCACTGGGGAACCTCTCAAAGATGTGATGGTCTGCCATCcggagatgaagaagaaatgcTTGGTATGATTAACCATGTTTCTTGTTCATTTTGAAGCATGTTATTTAGTAAAAAAAGGAAAGTTATTCCATTGTCATCattgtaaaatataaaaaagcaTTTATATTCTCATTAGCATGGAATAAGAAAAGTAGAAAAATTATCCTGAAAACAGTGGGCACCTTATTACTTAGTCATTTCATGGTTAGCAAAAAAAAGGGTTTACTCTTTTGGTTGATATATCTTTGTGTGAATTTAAAACATAAGAGACGCAATGATATTGTAGTTATGCAGTTACTAAGTATTAGGCTTTTATATCTTTATATATAGTTGATTCATtgatatgtttatttttttccttttgtcataaatatgttATTCATGTTGTTTATGGTGATTTCTAATATCTTTCTTCTCTTTGCCATTCGAGTATTCGTATCCTCATAATTTGTTGTTATCATATTTGGTAGTTGATGGATACCGACGATGTGAGAAATGGATGCGAAATGACATTGTAGACTCAAAAGTGTCCAAGACAACATCATGGTTTAAGCGGTTTATAGGGCGTGAGCAGAAGCCAGAAATGAACTGGCCATTTCCTTTGATAGAGGGTAGAATGTTTGTCCTTACACTGCGTGCTGGTGTTGATGGATACCATATTAATGTCGGGGGTCGCCATGTAACTTCATTTCCATATCGGACTGTAAGTTTCTTGAGATAATATAGGTCTTTTCATCTAGTGCTTGTATAAACATCAAGTTGTTGTGAAATTGCATATCTAGCTTcttaataacaataataaagtGAGATGAGTTTTTAATGCTTTAATGTATTGGAGTTTCAAAAAGATCAGGTGAATTCCTTTTGCATGTATACTAGTCTATAAATGTAGAGAATTTTGTTTTGCCATCAATAATTTATGGCACTGGTTCTTTTTTTACATGATGTAAGTGGaatttattccatttttctATAATTCAACGCTGTGGTCACTAATTTTTCTGGTCTTCAGGGGTTTACACTTGAGGATGCTACAGGGTTGGAAGTTAAAGGGGATGTGGATGTTCATTCAATTTATGCTACTTCTCTTCCAACTTCCCATCCAAGTTTCTCACCTCAAAGAGCACTGGAAATGTCAGAGACCTGGAAAGCCATGCCTTTACCCAAACGTCCTATTAAACTTTTCATTGGAGTTCTTTCTGCTTCAAATCACTTTGCAGAACGAATGGCCGTTAGGAAAACATGGAT
This window harbors:
- the LOC130716159 gene encoding hydroxyproline O-galactosyltransferase GALT2-like, which translates into the protein MRRTKSSELPNSRRLRLSHFLLGIGVLYLLFISCKFPNFLRILSTLSGDEGDDRLDGEAVGVGVNEDTDLTKTFVSSVYNDDFRRRLDLEDDRDQGAPLRPNKEPVREAEHGLESVKRIPPGYGRITGKIMQEQKRTSDMSVLERMADEACILGSNAWKEVDSVDEKEWEESNTLGGKSESCPSWISMSGEELVKGDSLMFLPCGLAAGSSITVVGTPHYAHKEYVPKLAKLKRGDGLVSVSQFMVELQGLKSVDGEDPPKILHLNPRIRGDWSKRPVIEHNTCYRMHWGTSQRCDGLPSGDEEEMLVDGYRRCEKWMRNDIVDSKVSKTTSWFKRFIGREQKPEMNWPFPLIEGRMFVLTLRAGVDGYHINVGGRHVTSFPYRTGFTLEDATGLEVKGDVDVHSIYATSLPTSHPSFSPQRALEMSETWKAMPLPKRPIKLFIGVLSASNHFAERMAVRKTWMQSDAIKSSDVVVRFFVALNPRKEVNAVLKKEAAYFGDIVILPFLDRYELVVLKTVAICEFGIQNVTAAYIMKCDDDTFVRVDTVLKEIDKVPQKKSLYMGNLNLLHRPLRNGKWAVTYEEWPEEVYPPYANGPAYVISSDIVTFILSQHKDRRLRLFKMEDVSMGMWVERYNNSMAAVQYSHNWKFCQYGCMEGYFTAHYQSPRQMICLWDKLSQGRPRCCNFR
- the LOC130716166 gene encoding uncharacterized protein LOC130716166; amino-acid sequence: MAGKAAGSAVKAVAEYQYPWREKLAKYKDELAKGVWGYWELGAWKPLSISARRRAQLRKEVLLAGEDWPYDPERKEMKTKRKGHKCDRIAAEKRANTARLMEKMPEMLLEHKKRKWLKKMKEEDKEKGKF